CAGACTTTTTTCGTCCCACATCTAGGTGAAGTACCATACTTGGATAAACGAGCAGTCCCCTTAAAGGTAACAACGGTATTTCTCTTGTTTGAGCCATAGAAACACACCTCCAAAATTCTATTTCAATCACCAGTCAATTTGGCTATGAGTATGTAAATGAAAATAGGTATTTCATCTTATCAATTTTACCCGTAAATACTAGGTTTGTCTAATGAGAGACAATAAATGCGGAAGTGCTAAAAATTAAATAATACGATTCTATACTAACAGCATAAAGCCCTCACCTCAGACAACCTTAGGTGAAGACTCTTGTGCAGTTATTTCTTCTACTCGTTCTTTTGGAACCTTTTCTTTAAAGACGTATTCAAAAATTTCATCAAGGTGATCGACGTATTTTATTTCAACGCCTTGAATTTCCTTTAAAATGGATTGGTGATTGTCTTTTGGCACGAACACTGTTTTTACTCCTGCTTGACTTGCTGCAGTTACTTTTGCGAATACGCCTCCAACTGGTTTAACTTTCCCATGTATACTAATTTCGCCTGTCATTGCTAGCGTATTGTCCACTTCAATGCCTTTAATGGCAGAATAGATGGCTGTTGCTATTGCAATCCCTGCCGAAGGTCCATCAACAGGTGCACCACCTGGGAAGTTGATATGGATGTCAAAATTACTGGCTGGAACGCCCATCCTTCTTAATACAGTGATTACATTTTCCACAGAACTTTTCGCCATACTCTTCCTTCGTATCGATTTAGATTGACTTCCGATGCTTTCCTCTTCAACAATACCCGTAATCATGATTGTTCCCTTTTCTTTTGTGGGGATGACTGTCGCTTCTAGCTCCAACAATGCTCCCGTGTTAGGGCCGTATACTGCAAGTCCATTCACATATCCGACACGTGGGCTTGGATGAATGTTCGTTTCCATCTTCGGTGTTAATTGGCTCGAATGGAGCACCCATTCAATGTCTTCCTTAGTTAAGAGCTTACGATCTTCGGTAATGGCTAGTCCCGCAGCGATTTGAACACTATTTACTGCTTCACGACCATTTCTTGCATATCTAGACAGTAACTCTAGTGCAGATTCTTCGATACTGAAATGAATCTTTTCAACTGCCCTTTTGGCTATTCTGACGATATCTTGTGTCGTTAATTCTTTAAAGAAGATTTCTAAACATCTTGACCTGATTGCAGGTGGTATTTCATCAGGTGTTCGAGTAGTTGCACCAATTAAACGGAAATCTGCAGGTAATCCATTTTGGAAAATCTCATGTATATGCTGTGGTATTTGATTATTTTCTTCACTATAATAGGCACTTTCAAGAAATACTTTACGATCCTCTAGCACTTTCAGAAGTTTATTCATTTGTATTGGATGAAGTTCTCCAATTTCATCTATGAACAATACTCCACCGTGTGCATTTGTTACCGCCCCTTGTTTCGGTTGTGGAATACCCGCCTGACCCATAGCGCCTGCACCTTGATAAATCGGATCATGCACAGAGCCAATCAATGGATCCGCAATACCTCGCTCATCAAATCGAGCTGTTGTAGCATCTAATTCTACAAACACTGCAGTTGGTTTAAACGGTGATCGAGTATTTTTCTTAGCTTCTTCTAATACGATTCTTGCCGCTGCTGTCTTACCGACCCCTGGAGGACCATAAACAATAACGTGCTGCGGATTCGGTCCACATAGTGCAGCCTGAAGAGCACGAATCCCTTCTGCTTGCCCGATAATTTCATCAAACTTGGATGGCCTAACTTTTTCAGATAATGGTTCACTTAGTGATATGCTTCTTAGTTTTCTTAATTGATCCATTTCCTTTCGAGATTCTTTATCTATTGATACTTTTTGAGTCCGCTGGTTTCTTAACAAATTCCAAAAATAGAGCCCGATAATGACACCAAAGAATAGTTGGATGATTAACGCAATTCCTGTCCAACTCATGCTTTCCCCTCCTATATGTATGTTCGTTATCATCTAGTATCTCCGGGCTTTCTAAGTACTAAACGTTACGATTATTTTTCACATAAAAAAAACACCTCGCAGAAATTTGCGAGGTGTTTTGATTTTACTTATGCACTTTCTTTAGGTGTTTCTTTCTTGCTATCAACGACTGTTCCATCTTCTAGAATCAGTTTTGGCGTTATTTTATCAGAAACCGTCTCTTGTGTAATGATACATTTACTGATTTCTTCACGGGAAGGAAGATCAAACATGACATCCAGCATGATGCCTTCGATAATAGATCGTAATCCACGTGCTCCCGTTTTACGCTCTATTGCTTGCTTCGCGATTTCTATAAGGGCATCATCAGTAAACTCAAGCTCTACATCATCTAATTGAAGTAGCTTTTTGTATTGCTTCACAAGTGCATTCTTCGGCTTCGTCAAGATTTCGACTAGTGCCTCTTCATCAAGCGGCGTTAAGCTCGCTGTTACAGGAAGACGTCCAATGAATTCAGGAATTAACCCGAAACGAAGCAAGTCTTCAGGTAATACTTTTGATAAGTATTCGCCTTGTTTCAAGTCAGCTTTTTCAGATGTTTCGGTACCGAATCCAATCACTTTCTTACCTAATCGACGTTTAACGATTTGTTCAATACCATCAAAGGCACCACCACAAATGAACAAAATATTCGTCGTGTCAATTTGAATGAATTCTTGATGAGGGTGTTTACGTCCACCTTGAGGAGGAACACTTGCAACCGTTCCTTCTAAAATTTTAAGTAAGGCTTGCTGTACACCTTCACCTGAAACATCACGCGTTATAGATGGATTTTCAGATTTTCGTGCGACTTTATCGATTTCATCGATATAAATAATCCCACGTTCAGCTTTTTCCACATCATAGTCTGCAGATTGAATCAGCTTAAGTAGAATGTTTTCAACATCTTCACCGACATATCCAGCTTCAGTAAGAGACGTTGCATCCGCAATCGCGAAAGGAACATTCAGGATACGAGCGAGTGTTTGCGCGAGTAATGTCTTACCGCTACCTGTAGGCCCGATCATTGCGATATTACTCTTTGCAAGTTCAACTTCATCAGATTTTTTAGATGCGTTGATTCGTTTATAGTGATTATAAACTGCAACTGATAATGACTTTTTAGCCATGTCTTGACCAATTACATAATCGTCGAGAATTTGTCGGATTTCTTGTGGTTTAGGAACATCCTTGAACTCAACATCTTCTTCTGTGCCTAACTCTTCTTCTACGATTTCTGTACAAAGTTCAATACATTCATCACAGATATAGACACCTGGTCCTGCGACCAGTTTACGTACTTGATCTTGTGTTTTACCACAGAAAGAACATTTTAATTGTCCTTTTTCTTCGTTAAATTTAAACATCTGATCACCCCTAAAAATGGTTTGGATGAATTGTTACTTTAGTTATTTGTTAACAAGTGTATTTTACACATCGAAACATTTCCAATATGTTTTTGAGTAACAAAACGCTCTAATGATGAAACTATTGTATGTAGACAATTTTATCATGAAGATGAGTAAAACAAAAATAATAAAGCTTTTAGTATGTGAATTCAAACATGGTGATATGTATCAGTATAGTCATATTTCATAGATGCAATTCCATAAATCAAGAATTTTTTTGTTATTGTTACAAAACAAGGCACGAATACTCGCGCCTTGTTCTGTAGTCATTCTTATTCTATATTATGCAACAGTCTTGCTATTCTCTACAAGAAAATCGATTGCCTTGCGAACTTTCAAATCACCTTTAAGAAGATCAGGTCCACCTTGCATTGCAAGCATTTGTTTCATTTTATCTGTTTCCATTTGGTACATTTCTGCCATCTTAGTGATTTCTTCTTCAACTTCTTCATCACTAATTTCAATGTTTTCAGTTTCAGCAATTGCTTCAAGAGTCAAGTTCGTTCGAACACGCTTTTCAGCATCTTCTTTCATTTGCTCTTTCAATTGATCTTCTGATGTTCCTGAGAACTGATAATACATATCAAGATTCATACCTTGCATTTGTAGGCGTTGATCGAATTCTTTCATCATACGATCAAGCTCGGCATTAACCATTGCTTCTGGTACATCAATTTCTGCATTATCAGAAGCTTTTTGAACGAGTTGATCTTTCATTTCGTTTTCAGCTTGAGTTGTTTTTTCTTCTTGAAGACGTTCTTTAATCTTCGTTTTCAATTCATCAAGCGTCTCAACTTCTTCATTTGCATCCTTAGCAAACTCATCATCAAGCTCAGGAAGCTCTAATTGCTTAATTTCGTGAATTTTAACCTTAAATGTAGCTTCTTTACCAGCAAGCTCTTCAGCATGGTATTCTTCAGGGAATGTTACAACAACATCCTTTTCAGCACCAGCTTCTTCGCCTTCTAGTTGTTCTTCAAAACCTGGAATGAATGATCCAGATCCGATTTCAAGAGAATAGTTCTCAGCAGTTCCGCCTTCGAATGCTTCTCCATCAACATAACCAGCAAAGTCGATTGTTACAGTGTCTCCACTTTCAACTTTACCTTCTTCTTTAACTGTAAGTTCAGCATGTTTCTTTTGAAGCTCAGTCAATTCTTCTTGTACGTGTTCATCGGTTACTTCAGTGTCTTGCTTTTCAACTTCAAGTCCTTTGTACTCTCCAAGTTTCACTTCAGGTTTTACAGTAACTGTCGCTTTGAAAATAAGGTTTTTCCCTTTTTCCATTTGCTCGATGTCAACGTCAGGTTGATCAACTGGATCAATTCCAGTTTCTTCTACAGCTTCACTGTATGCGGTTGGCAGCAAGATGTCTAGAGCATCTTGATAAAGAGCTTCTACTCCAAAACGCTTTTCAAACATAGGACGAGGTACCTTCCCTTTACGGAATCCAGGTACATTCACCTTTTTTACGACCTTTTTGAATGCTTGGTCTAAAGCTTCGTTAACACGTTCTGCATCAACATCAATTGTTAATACACCTTGGTTGCCTTCTTGTTTTTCCCATTTTGCACTCATGACTAATTTCCCTCCAACATATATCTTCTTATTACTTCATTAACGTTCGAATGAGTTTACAACCACTACATTATAACACATGCCCATTGGTTTTCAACTAGTTCGGTTGATCATCCGGTAATCCAATATCTTTCACGGAAATGCGTTCTATTTCGAGAATCTTTTCAACGACTTCTTCAACCGTTTGTTCATCGAGCGAAAACGCAATTTGTAATTCATCTCCATCAAACTCAAGTCCGTTTAGTCGATGTGCAACTTCTAGGACCGCTACTGCCCATAATTGTTCATTTAATGGTTCAGGCTGGAATGGATACACCATAAATAAATAATGGTCCCAAATTTGAACAGCCATTTCTAGTAAAGTCGGATTGTTTTGCTCCAATTCATGAACGATAATCTTTTTAACAAGTCGATAAAATTGACCCTCAGGTATGTCTTCAAGATCACCTGTATGAATATCGATTGATTTTCCAAACTTATGTACATTTACTGTTTCATGTGCCGGTCCATCTTTTAACATTTGTAACACAATCGTTTTTAATGATGGGTTTCCGTCAGGATATGTAAGGTACCTTTTTAATTGTTCGCGAATCTCAGGATGATCGGGCATCTCAATTGACTGTACAGCTTGCCATTGTTGTTTTGAGTCTCCAGATTTCAGCTGCGATTCTAAGTTGTTGAGATCAGTTGGTGATACAGACTCTGGTATCTCATTTTTCACATCGAGACCTTGCGATTCATCTTCGGCCATTTTCCTGCTGAAATAAAGAAGTTGGTAAAAGTTCTCAGCCATTTGTGGCGGGAGACTTTGTTCTTGTATGACAGCCTCTAATATTTCGACTACATCCTCATAGTCTCCGAGCTGAATTAGAATCGATATGTATATTTGTAAGACATCATAATACTCGCCAATGTCTTTCTTTAAAATTTCATCACACTTTACTTTCGCATCTTCAAGCTGGCCTAATTCAACCAAACTTAATACAACACCAATATTCCCTTGAGGATGATCAGGTTCCATTTCAATCAGCTGCTGAAAATAATTGAGTGATTCTTTAAATTTCTTTTGTTTAAGGGCTGACATTCCCTTATTCACAAGCTTTGCAGTAAGGTTTGGGAAGTAAACGATTTTACTGTCACGCGGCCCTTTATGGTCTTTTTCCAAATCAATCTCCCCGCTTTTTTCAATCGTTTAAAGTAAGTTTAGCAGTTTAACTAACTAAAAACAAATCTAATCAACCTAATCGGTGTTAACAAGTGTCTTTACATAAATTATCACTAAATAATAAAAAAACGCTCCTTCTCACTTTGATGTGAAAATAGCGTTTGTATGTATTGAGTAATGGCGTCCCAGGAGCGATTCGAACGCCCGACCGACAGCTTAGAAGGCTGTTGCTCTATCCTGCTGAGCTACTGGGACTTAATAAAAATGTGTAAAATTATATGCGATAATTAAATGGAGCGGGTGATGAGAATCGAACTCACGACCAGAGCTTGGAAGGCTCTTGTTTTACCACTAAACTACACCCGCACGTTTATCAGCGACAATATTTAATATATCGTACGCGCTGAAAATTGTCAATGGTTTTTTAAAAAGTCGTGAGTCCATTTTGTTACAGTCTATATTCAGTTGATAAATCGGACAATTCGTTTCCGTTATATTCAAAGAATCTCACGTTTATCTTGTTTCGGTCTTCGCGTTCGCAAATCGCATATGTTTTTTCTTTGCGACCTCTAGGCAATCTAATACTACCTGGATTGACGAAGACCATCCCATTCGACTCAAAAGATTCCGCGACGTGAGAGTGACCAAAGAAAACGAAGTCTGCCCCATACTCCTCAGCTCTGTAGGCTAAGTTCATATATGACATTTTAACGTTATACAGATGTCCATGTGTAACAAATAAACGATATCCTTGTTCTTCGACTAAAGTTTCATTTGGAAAATCATCATGCGCAAGATCCATATTCCCTTGCACATTATAAAAAGCACGTAAGTATGGATGATCCGCTGCCAATTCCGAGTCACCACAGTGTATCATCACATCAACTTGATTCTTGTGCATTTCTTGGATTTCCTTAAGTTCTTCTGAGAGACCGTGACTGTCGCTTACAACTAGTACCTTCAAGATGGAGGTCCTCCTTATAGCGAACTAAAAGATTTCAGACCACTGTTCGCGCAATTTTTTTAATGCATTAGCTCTGTGACTGATCTGATTCTTTTGACTAGGCTCTAGTTGAGCCATTGTTTTTTTTAGAGATGGCACATAAAAAACAGGATCATATCCGAATCCATGCTCACCTATTTTTTCTTGAGAAATGATTCCTTCACAAGTGCCTTTAACAATAGTAGTCTCTTTACCCGGAATTGCAATGGCTAAAACAGAAACAAACTGTGCCGTTCGTTCAGATTCATGGACAGACTTCAGTTCATAAAGGACCTTATCCATATTCGCATCATCGTTTTTGTCTTCGCCTGCGTATCTAGCTGAGAATACGCCAGGTCTCCCGTCTAATGCATCTATAACGAGACCGGAATCATCAGCAATGACAGGTTGATGAAAGTGAGCTGAAATGGTTTCTGCTTTAATTGAAGCATTTTCTTCAAACGTAGATCCTGTTTCTTCAATTTCATCATGAAAATCAAGGTCTCGTAATGATACAACCGAAACATCAAATTGTTTGAGCATCGAGCGGAACTCTTTAACTTTCCCTTCATTATGAGAAGCGATAATGATCTCGTTCATATTATTTTTCTCCTATTAGATGTTGGATATCTCCGAGCGCTTCCTTTTGATGTTCGATTAGCTCAGTGATCCCTTTATCTGCAAGTTCAAGTAACGTTTGTAATTGCTTATACGAGAATGTTGCTTCTTCACCTGTACCTTGTAACTCTACAAATTCCTTTTCACTCGTCATAATTACATTCATATCGACATGCGCTTTTGAATCCTCTAAATAACAAAGGTCAAGGATTTCTCCTTTTTCAGGTGCAACACCAACAGATGTTGCTGCAATAAATTCCCTAATTGGCATCTTTTTAATGACGCCTCTCTCTATTAAACGATTAAATGCGATTGCCATTGCAACAAATGCACCTGTGATACTTGCAGTACGAGTACCACCATCAGCTTGTATGACATCGCAATCAATCCAACATGTTCGCTCACCAATTTGATTTAAATCTACTACTGAGCGAAGTGCCCTTCCGATTAAACGTTGGATTTCCATCGTTCGTCCAGAAACTTTACCTTTACTCGATTCTCGAATGTTACGTTGTTCAGTTGCCCGTGGAAGCATTGAGTATTCAGCTGCGATCCACCCTTTTCCTTGGTTACGCATAAAAGGAGGTACCCGCTCCTCTATACTTGCATTACAAATCACTTTTGTGTCGCCAATAGATATGAGCACCGAACCTTCAGGGTGCTTTGTATAATCTGTTTCAATATGTATATTTCTTAACTGATCGCTTGTTCTGCCATCCGTTCTCATCGTCATTTCCTCCCCTTTTTTCAAACACTATCGATTAGTATGACCAACTATTTAGCATTCATTTAGGTTAGTCGTTCATGATTTAAATTTAAAGTTCTACATGTATGTTACACCTGCTTATAGAAACAAGAAAAAGGCGGCTTCAAGACCGCCTCATCCTATCTTATACTAACATAATTACAATTTAAAATTCTACTGTGTTTACTTCTACAGGTCTTGAGACAGGCTCCGTTAATTTTTTCCCAACTTCAGTTAGAACCTCTGCTTCGCCATTTACCTTTATAGATACTTTCTCTACACCCGTCAATTCAGTAATGGATAATACGAGAGAATTGAGTACCACATTTGAAATGGCCGTATTGTCTAATTCACTTAAAATCGCTTCATTAAAGTTGAGTGTTACAACACCATTCTCTTCCACCGGAGCACTTACTAGTTCTACCGTGTTTCTAAAGTCACTTAGTAAACCAGATTGAAGAGAGGGACCATTCAACAATTCATTGACCGTTGATTTCACTAAATTATCTTTAGATGAAACAACCCTTGTTACAGGTACATATTGATACTTCCCATCACTTGCTCCCACAAAATATACAGTGACCGTATCACTACCTGTGATATCAACAACGCCGTTTGTTTCTATATTGATTCCGTCTGCACGCGTCATACTTTCTCCAATTGGCGTTTGATTAACTGGCATTACTTTTTGGTCGATTCCATTAATCCTAATTTTCACGGCTGAAATATTATCAAATTGAGTGAGCGTATAAGTTAACGATTGTAAAATTCTTTGTTCATCTTCAACTGCATACTCCTTAAAGTCTTCAGAGAAATCAACAACAGCAGTTCCTTGATCAATGTTCACATCCAAGACTTCTGTGCCTGCTGGCAATACAGCCCTCATTCCATTTGGCAACATATTTGATACTTTTCCATCACGGACTAAGTATTCGACCACTTGTTTTGCAGGCTCTTGTGATAGTGGTAAGTTCATCGTTTGCGGAACGACTAATCCGTTTTCATTAATTAAGTATACTTGCAATTGCTGTGAATCAGTTGCACCTGCTGGGGCATCTTTCCCACCTGCCATAGCATCGGTATCCTTGCCATTTTCATCAAGAGATTCTCCCTTGTCGAGATAGTTAACCTCTTTAGGCGGATCAATTTCATTATTTGTTTTTTCAGTTAACAGTCCACATCCAGATGACACGATTAATAGACCTGTTAAAAGAGAGACGAATACGATCCTTCTCTGCTTTTTTCTCATTCAATTCCCTCCCACAGTGGTTTGTACTACTATATATACGAGCCATCTGTCCAATTAGACCAAAGTTATCTTTTTAACTTTATAAAATTCTTAAATGCTTGTTAAAGATAGTTGAAATACCGTTCCACCTAAATGTAAAAACTTTTTTAGTTAATTATTCGATATAAACCTTCTATAAGAAAAAGGGACTGTCTAAATAAGTCCCTAACAGAAAATAATACCTTCAGCAAACATTGTTGTTGATTTCAACGAAATTCACGACACTCCTGCGGGAATAGCGAGCCAGGCGAGACCCCGCAGCAAACTTTAACTACTGGAATATGAGGTGAGCGAGGAGGCTCGCGGTTCGCCCGCGGAAAGGGAGTGAATTTCGAAGAAATCATTATCTTTATTTAACAAAGGAGCTGTCAGAAGGTCAGTTTTCACTGATTTTCTGGACAGCCCCTTAATTACAATTCAATATGTTCGATATGTTTTATACTTTGATCAAACCACTCTTGTGTCAGTCTGTTGAATATTTGATTAGGACCTGTCGTAAAGAAACGATGCTCTGGAAGTTGATCTCCTTTATTCAATTGCTCACTGTAATAAAGAATCGTACTCACTTCACGTGCGGTTTCAGATCCGGATGAAATAATTGAGACTGATGATCCCATCACTTCCTCAATGACTGGCTTTAAGATCGGATAATGTGTACATCCCAAAATGAGAGTATCTATCGGTAGGTTTGTTAGTGGCGCTAGTCTTTCATAAACAATTCTTTTTGTATCTCTTTCATGAACCATTCCGCTCTCAACTAAAGGTACAAATTCAGGACATGCTAGACTGTGTACATTTACCTTACTATCAATACTATGTAAAGCCTGCACATATGCTCGACTTGCTACCGTTCCTTCTGTCCCAATCACACCAATTTCACGGTTCATGGAAACCTTGATCGCAGCGCGTGCTCCCGGGTGTATAACGCCTACGACGGGTATTGATAAGGTTCTTTGAGCTTCATCTAATACCGCTGCTGTTGCTGTATTACAAGCAATAACAAGGAGCTTAATATCTTTGCCAAGAAGATAATGTATCATATTCCAAGTAAATGTCCGCACCTCCTCAAATTGGCGAGGGCCATAAGGACATCGGGCTGTATCTCCAAGATAATATATTTTTTCTTTTGGCAGTTGCCTCATGACTTCCCTTGCAACCGTCATACCGCCTACACCTGAATCAATAATTCCAATCGCTCTTTTCAATTAAACCCCTCATTTTCTTTACATGTCTAGTTAGGGTGATACATGTTCATTTTGTCATAAAGAAGATGAAGACTTTGGTGGAGGTTTTCAATCTCGTCTGCAGAAAAAGAATCTGTCAATTCCTTTAAATAGTTCTGTCTTCTTTTAATGACTTCTTCTATTATTTCGTACCCTTTATCGAGTTTCTGTATACGTACAACGCGACGGTCATTAGGATCGCGTATACGCTTTACCAACCCATTTTTCTCCATTCGATCAATTAAATCAGTGGTTGTGCTATATGCTAAGTACATTTTATTGGATAAATCACCAATCGTCATTTCATCTTGTTCAAATAACCATTGTAGAGCAACAAACTGAGGAGGAGTAATTGAGAAATCATTCAATATTTCTCTTCCCTTTTGTTTGATGTGTCCTGAAATTTTTCTTAATGATTTTTCCATTTCGTTAATCTTTACTTCTTTACTTTCCAAAGACGTAACCTCCTGAACATACTATTACATCTATTTTGATTGGTTTTGTTTGTTTTTTCAACTTTTATATTTTGCGCTTCCAACCATTTGGAAATATCGATACCAATAAAAAAAGACTAACTCAACACGTTTAGTGTTGAATCAGTCTTCACCTGTTACTTTAAGAAATGCTCTTCTACGTATTGCTTTACCTGTTGGTCGGTTTCTAAGTTCAAGATCAAGTCTATATGATTCGCTATTTCTTCCTTACTCAAGTTTAGTAGCTGTGTTCGAGCTGGCAATACAGAGGTTGCGCTCATACTAAACTCATCTAAACCTAATCCAAGCAAAATCGGTATAGCAATTTCATCTCCTGCCATTTCACCACACATACCTGCCCATTTGCCTTCCTTATGAGCTGCATCTATTACATTCTTAACCAATCGCAAAATAGATGGATTGTATGGTTGATATAGATATGAAACTTGTTCATTCATCCGGTCGGCTGCAAATGTGTACTGTATCAAATCATTAGTACCTATACTGAAAAAGTCAACTTCCTTTGCAAATATGTCTGCCATTACTGCTGTTGAAGGAATTTCAACCATCATCCCTATTTCTATCATCTCGGAAACTTCAATCTTTTCCTGAACAAGTTTTTCTTTCTCTTCTAGCAGTATTGCTTTTGCCTGACGAAACTCTTCCAAAGTTGCAATCATTGGAAACATGACTTTTAGGTTCCCATAGATGCTTGCTCTTAAAAGTGCTCTTAATTGCGTCCTGAAAATCTCTTGTTGATCTAAGCATAGCCTAATTGCACGGTAACCTAAAAATGGATTTAATTCCTTAGGTAGGTTCAAATATGGCAACTCTTTGTCTCCACCGATATCTAACGTCCGAATGACGACCGGTTTACCTTCCATTTTTGAAAGGACTTCTTTATAAGCTTCAAATTGTTCCTCTTCTGTCGGTAACTGGTCTCGGTTCATATATAGAAATTCTGTCCGGTATAACCCAATTCCTTCAGCACCATTGTTGAGAACCCCAGGCACATCCTTAGGCGTTCCTATATTGGCTGCAAGCTCGACATGGACACCATCTGCTGTAACAGTTTGTTCAGTTACGAGCTTAGCCCATTCTTTCTTTTGTTGTGTGTATTGTTCTTTTTTCTTCTCGTAGGTAGCAAGTTCGTCAGCAGTTGGATTGATGATGACATGACCATCAATACCATCTATGATGACTGTCGTTCCATTATCAACTGAGTCTGTAATGGTTTTCGTCCCCACGACAGAAGGTATT
This Pseudalkalibacillus berkeleyi DNA region includes the following protein-coding sequences:
- a CDS encoding MarR family winged helix-turn-helix transcriptional regulator; the encoded protein is MEKSLRKISGHIKQKGREILNDFSITPPQFVALQWLFEQDEMTIGDLSNKMYLAYSTTTDLIDRMEKNGLVKRIRDPNDRRVVRIQKLDKGYEIIEEVIKRRQNYLKELTDSFSADEIENLHQSLHLLYDKMNMYHPN
- the ptsP gene encoding phosphoenolpyruvate--protein phosphotransferase: MSQCITGIGASSGIAIAKAFKLENPALDVEKKSIEDPSEEIDRFKHAIDQSKIELEAIKDHAEKELGEDKAAIFAAHLLVLKDPELIDNVKDKIKEELVNAESALDEITGMFISMFENMDNEYMKERAADIRDVRKRVLAHLMDIEFNTPSMITEEVIIISDDLTPSDTAQLNRQFVKGFATDIGGRTSHSAIMARSMEIPSVVGTKTITDSVDNGTTVIIDGIDGHVIINPTADELATYEKKKEQYTQQKKEWAKLVTEQTVTADGVHVELAANIGTPKDVPGVLNNGAEGIGLYRTEFLYMNRDQLPTEEEQFEAYKEVLSKMEGKPVVIRTLDIGGDKELPYLNLPKELNPFLGYRAIRLCLDQQEIFRTQLRALLRASIYGNLKVMFPMIATLEEFRQAKAILLEEKEKLVQEKIEVSEMIEIGMMVEIPSTAVMADIFAKEVDFFSIGTNDLIQYTFAADRMNEQVSYLYQPYNPSILRLVKNVIDAAHKEGKWAGMCGEMAGDEIAIPILLGLGLDEFSMSATSVLPARTQLLNLSKEEIANHIDLILNLETDQQVKQYVEEHFLK
- the racE gene encoding glutamate racemase, which gives rise to MKRAIGIIDSGVGGMTVAREVMRQLPKEKIYYLGDTARCPYGPRQFEEVRTFTWNMIHYLLGKDIKLLVIACNTATAAVLDEAQRTLSIPVVGVIHPGARAAIKVSMNREIGVIGTEGTVASRAYVQALHSIDSKVNVHSLACPEFVPLVESGMVHERDTKRIVYERLAPLTNLPIDTLILGCTHYPILKPVIEEVMGSSVSIISSGSETAREVSTILYYSEQLNKGDQLPEHRFFTTGPNQIFNRLTQEWFDQSIKHIEHIEL